In Naumovozyma castellii chromosome 1, complete genome, one DNA window encodes the following:
- the NCAS0A12340 gene encoding uncharacterized protein (ancestral locus Anc_2.495), giving the protein MEYMNLGVQSRKTGQKTKKNVRKDEFNMESIDGFFKDDSTMDTSSLKRKSLGNKRRKSDFQKNILPTHWSKTIDEIPEPLPTVLENIAEDDNEISLLGSWNSLDTVKLTQGSPSSFKGENENASFNTSLNNNSVIEDTSYIPDSVESSDENASMDSEDAANNETIGSADEDDVNNSSLIIDEPHADRIRRSTRVKVPPLEYWRNEKIIYKRKSSKPVLNIEKIITFDDDDDDADNRTDKKSTTNKSRPKATKQNISNNAISKKIKYDEIPGGEWLNQGMLQMKVRTEKDTNEKEKIIAYAPHVAQVEKTINKGDEKFTLGILFDEHKKRFASGHIKLPVNGYKKPQNSYNTFITLFVMEGMVEVTLNGDTFLSVPGSSFQIPNFNKYSLKNQGKKDAKLFFVQVTGDW; this is encoded by the coding sequence ATGGAGTATATGAACCTTGGTGTCCAATCAAGGAAAACAGGACAAAAGACTAAGAAGAACGTCAGAAAGGATGAATTCAACATGGAAAGCATCGATGGGTTCTTTAAAGATGATTCCACCATGGATACATCATctttgaaaaggaagagTCTAGGGaataagagaagaaaatcagactttcaaaaaaatattttaccCACCCATTGGTCCAaaacaattgatgaaatacCTGAACCTTTACCGACAGTATTAGAAAACATTGCTGAAGATGATAACGAGATTTCCCTATTGGGATCATGGAATAGTTTAGATACGGTCAAACTTACGCAAGGCTCCCCAAGTTCTTTTAAGggtgaaaatgaaaatgctTCCTTTAATACGTCCTTAAATAACAATTCAGTAATTGAAGATACAAGTTACATTCCTGATTCAGTTGAAAGTTCGGATGAAAATGCTTCTATGGACTCTGAGGATGCAGCAAATAACGAGACCATCGGCTCTgcagatgaagatgatgtgAATAATTCGtcattaataattgatGAACCTCATGCTGATCGAATACGACGCTCTACTAGAGTCAAAGTACCACCGTTAGAATATTGGAggaatgaaaaaatcatttaTAAAAGGAAGTCATCTAAGCCAGTTTTAAATATTGAGAAGATAATAacatttgatgatgatgatgatgatgctgaCAACCGAACTGACAAGAAGTCCACTACAAATAAATCACGGCCTAAAGCAACAAAGCaaaacatttcaaataatgcaatctccaaaaaaataaagtaCGACGAAATACCTGGTGGAGAATGGTTAAATCAAGGTATGCTACAAATGAAAGTTCGCACCGAGAAAGATACCAacgaaaaggaaaagattattgCATATGCTCCTCATGTTGCACAAGTGGAGAAAACAATCAACAAAGgtgatgaaaaatttactCTGGGTATTCTGTTTGATGAACATAAAAAACGCTTTGCTAGTGGCCATATCAAATTACCAGTTAATGGCTACAAGAAACCCCAAAACTCTTATAATACTTTCATCACACTTTTTGTCATGGAGGGAATGGTTGAAGTTACTTTAAATGGAGACACATTTTTGAGTGTACCGGGTTCAAGTTTCCAGATcccaaatttcaataaatattcacTTAAGAATcaaggaaagaaagatgcaaaattattctttgttCAGGTAACAGGTGATTGGTAG